From a region of the Pseudomonadota bacterium genome:
- a CDS encoding SURF1 family protein yields the protein MQSAQFTTVNEHFKRIRKPKAWGRFASFSIFSICIINLCIGLGVWQLQRLEWKTKLLESLSDTKPSSYTKFPQNQTQVWQEFSKVIMIGTYLPDLEIRLQPRVRQGKVGAHLLSALLTSSGQLVYVLRGWIPLNYVAVPFKGSSQVFGIINFAPKPRWFIPKNNIHSGAWHTIDFEDIQAFLAWKNPELMDQVAPFYILEQPQQRQQSAPIPLGIKRNIKNDHLQYAITWFMLALCILLIYLCCAWKHVKNA from the coding sequence ATGCAAAGCGCGCAGTTTACAACTGTAAATGAGCACTTTAAGCGTATCAGAAAACCGAAAGCTTGGGGTCGTTTTGCAAGCTTTAGTATTTTTTCGATTTGTATCATAAATCTGTGCATTGGTTTGGGAGTCTGGCAATTGCAGCGCCTGGAGTGGAAAACCAAACTACTCGAGTCTTTATCCGATACCAAACCCTCCTCTTATACAAAATTTCCCCAAAATCAGACTCAGGTGTGGCAGGAATTTTCTAAAGTTATTATGATCGGCACTTATCTGCCAGATCTGGAAATAAGGTTGCAGCCACGGGTGCGTCAGGGAAAAGTAGGGGCTCATCTATTATCAGCGCTTTTAACATCATCAGGGCAACTTGTATATGTGTTGCGGGGCTGGATTCCACTTAACTACGTTGCCGTACCTTTTAAGGGTTCGTCTCAAGTGTTTGGAATTATAAATTTTGCTCCCAAACCCAGATGGTTTATTCCCAAAAATAACATACACTCGGGTGCGTGGCACACGATTGATTTTGAGGATATTCAAGCCTTTCTTGCGTGGAAAAATCCTGAACTGATGGATCAGGTTGCTCCATTTTATATTCTAGAACAACCGCAGCAGCGACAGCAATCTGCCCCAATTCCCTTGGGAATCAAAAGAAACATTAAGAATGATCATTTGCAATATGCGATCACCTGGTTTATGCTCGCCCTTTGTATTCTACTGATATACCTGTGCTGTGCATGGAAACACGTAAAAAATGCTTAA
- a CDS encoding pitrilysin family protein, with protein sequence MVEQTQLANGLTIVTDCIDTVETVAVGVWVAAGTRHERAEFNGVAHMLEHMAFKGTHNRTAQDIAQTIENVGGYLNAGTSRESTAYYARMLKNDLHVGIELLADILQNSVFAEDEFERERSVVLQEIGQSHDAPDDIIFDYFQETAFPKQAMGRSILGTNSIVHNMNRETLVQYRDHFYSAPRMILAAAGNVSHDELLKRAEMYFDHLPTNGKVEVEPASYVGGDFRMQRDLEQVHVLMGFKGRSIKHDDNYAVALLATILGGGMSSRLFQEVREKRGLVYSIYAFKSAYSDSGMFGIYAGTAPNQVPQLLPIVCYELVKATENLTDEEITRSRTQLKASLMMGLESTTARCEHLAQQILNFGKHIPTQDIIAKIDAVSKDDLYRVAQDVFSSKLTFVATGPIGEVEVFERIEERLPSVLSSDKLSVVNL encoded by the coding sequence ATGGTCGAACAAACACAACTTGCCAATGGTCTTACAATTGTTACTGATTGCATCGATACGGTTGAAACCGTTGCCGTGGGAGTGTGGGTAGCTGCTGGCACCAGGCACGAGCGCGCTGAGTTCAATGGCGTGGCACATATGCTTGAGCACATGGCTTTTAAGGGGACGCACAACCGCACTGCACAAGATATTGCCCAAACCATTGAAAATGTTGGGGGTTACCTCAATGCTGGAACCTCGCGCGAGTCCACGGCTTATTATGCACGCATGCTGAAAAACGATCTGCATGTGGGTATTGAATTGCTTGCTGACATTTTGCAAAACTCGGTTTTTGCAGAAGATGAGTTTGAGCGTGAGCGCTCAGTTGTGCTGCAAGAAATTGGACAAAGCCATGATGCACCAGATGATATTATCTTTGACTATTTTCAAGAAACTGCCTTTCCCAAGCAAGCAATGGGTCGCTCAATTTTGGGGACCAATTCCATTGTTCATAACATGAACCGTGAAACTTTGGTTCAGTATAGGGACCATTTTTATTCAGCACCCCGTATGATCTTGGCAGCTGCAGGCAACGTAAGCCATGACGAATTATTAAAGCGGGCAGAAATGTATTTTGATCATTTACCTACAAATGGAAAGGTTGAGGTTGAGCCTGCATCTTATGTTGGTGGTGACTTTCGTATGCAACGAGATCTCGAGCAAGTTCATGTATTGATGGGCTTTAAGGGGCGCTCTATAAAGCACGACGATAACTATGCTGTGGCGTTGTTGGCTACCATTTTGGGTGGTGGGATGTCATCACGCCTCTTTCAGGAAGTTCGCGAAAAGAGGGGGCTAGTTTATTCGATTTATGCATTTAAGTCAGCTTATAGTGACTCTGGGATGTTTGGGATTTATGCCGGCACTGCACCCAATCAAGTACCTCAATTGTTACCAATCGTGTGCTATGAATTGGTCAAAGCCACTGAAAACTTGACAGACGAAGAGATTACAAGATCCCGCACGCAACTTAAAGCAAGCCTAATGATGGGGCTTGAAAGCACCACAGCGCGCTGCGAACACCTGGCACAACAGATTCTTAATTTTGGAAAACATATTCCGACTCAGGACATTATTGCAAAAATTGATGCTGTGAGTAAGGATGACCTATATCGAGTTGCCCAAGATGTATTCTCTTCTAAGCTGACCTTTGTAGCCACAGGACCTATAGGTGAGGTTGAGGTATTCGAGAGAATTGAAGAGAGATTGCCCAGCGTACTCTCTTCGGATAAGCTGAGTGTGGTTAACCTGTAG
- a CDS encoding extracellular solute-binding protein gives MIEPLFAAQEIKPQHAIAMHGKPKYQSGETFSYININAPKGGAIRFGVVGSFDSLNPFVTKGEPAAGLSNLGRAPVYVYETLMVLSKDEPFTVYGRLAETVEMPVDRSWIIFNLQSEAKWADGKPVTAEDVAFTHKLLLKKGLPNVRLFYSKVAKVEILGLRRVKFSFNKLVNEDRYDPEAPLLMSLMTVLPKHVLAGKDLEKITLTPIMGSGPYKIKSFQPGKSISYERRRDYWGWQITVNQGVYNFDRIHIDYYRNSQVAREAFKAGYYDVRGEVEPVQWKQMQQWAPVKQHQIILQEIPQMQPVGVYSMVFNTRRAPFNNPLVRQALSYAFDFAWVNKNLFHGFYTRTCSFFDNTEMVHHGPPKGKELEILEPFRDQLPEAVFLQDFKPPKEDGPLKRRQNLRIAKALLLQAGWKISNGRLVHTRNKVPLEFEILAHHPREEKVALAFVRNLKLLGISARVRIVDSAQYTNRRLQFDYDVLMNLSWGQTASPGREQSFYYSSRAADEPGSRNYPGIKDPVIDSLCEKIATAQDRETLVAAARALDRVLASGYYVLFLYHQDKNYLAYWDKFDHPPFKPDVSVGLTGWWQKEIEQKQMAHSKFR, from the coding sequence ATGATCGAACCGCTGTTTGCAGCCCAAGAAATAAAACCGCAGCACGCTATTGCTATGCATGGAAAACCGAAATATCAATCGGGTGAAACATTTTCTTACATCAATATTAACGCTCCAAAAGGGGGAGCAATCCGCTTTGGTGTTGTAGGCAGTTTTGATTCGCTCAACCCATTTGTTACCAAGGGAGAACCAGCAGCAGGGTTGAGTAACCTTGGCAGAGCTCCTGTTTATGTGTATGAAACGTTGATGGTGCTCTCAAAAGATGAACCTTTTACGGTTTATGGACGTTTGGCTGAAACTGTTGAAATGCCAGTGGATAGATCTTGGATTATCTTTAACCTGCAATCAGAGGCGAAATGGGCAGATGGCAAGCCTGTCACAGCAGAAGATGTTGCCTTCACTCACAAGCTGCTTTTAAAAAAAGGCCTGCCAAACGTTCGCCTATTTTACTCCAAAGTAGCAAAGGTTGAGATCTTAGGTTTGAGGCGTGTCAAATTTTCTTTTAATAAACTTGTAAATGAAGATCGTTATGATCCTGAAGCACCTTTGTTGATGAGCTTGATGACTGTTTTGCCCAAACATGTTCTTGCTGGCAAAGACCTGGAAAAAATTACGCTCACGCCGATTATGGGCAGTGGTCCCTATAAAATAAAATCTTTTCAGCCTGGCAAATCGATTTCTTACGAGCGCAGGAGAGATTATTGGGGCTGGCAGATCACAGTGAATCAAGGTGTGTACAACTTTGATCGTATTCATATTGACTATTACCGCAATTCTCAGGTGGCACGCGAAGCCTTTAAAGCTGGTTACTATGATGTAAGAGGTGAGGTAGAGCCGGTGCAATGGAAACAAATGCAACAATGGGCGCCTGTAAAACAACATCAGATTATTTTGCAAGAAATTCCCCAAATGCAGCCTGTGGGCGTGTATTCGATGGTTTTCAACACAAGGCGTGCTCCTTTTAATAACCCGCTTGTGCGACAAGCCCTAAGTTATGCTTTTGATTTTGCATGGGTTAACAAGAATTTGTTTCATGGTTTTTATACGCGAACTTGTAGTTTTTTTGACAATACCGAAATGGTTCATCATGGCCCGCCTAAGGGAAAAGAATTAGAAATATTAGAGCCATTTCGAGATCAATTACCTGAGGCTGTTTTTTTGCAAGATTTTAAGCCGCCCAAAGAAGACGGCCCCCTTAAGCGTAGACAAAATTTGCGCATAGCTAAAGCGCTGTTGCTTCAAGCTGGATGGAAAATTTCAAATGGCAGGTTGGTTCATACGAGAAATAAAGTGCCCCTGGAGTTTGAAATTCTGGCTCATCACCCTAGAGAAGAAAAAGTGGCTTTGGCCTTTGTGCGGAATCTGAAATTGTTAGGTATCAGTGCTCGGGTTCGTATTGTTGACAGCGCACAATACACAAACCGCCGGCTACAGTTTGATTACGATGTCTTAATGAACTTAAGCTGGGGGCAAACGGCATCTCCGGGGCGTGAGCAATCATTTTACTATAGCTCTAGAGCAGCTGATGAACCAGGCAGCCGAAATTACCCAGGAATAAAGGATCCCGTTATCGACAGTTTGTGCGAGAAGATTGCAACAGCTCAAGACCGAGAAACACTTGTAGCTGCAGCACGTGCTCTGGATAGGGTTCTCGCTTCGGGGTATTATGTGCTATTCTTGTATCATCAAGATAAGAACTATTTGGCCTATTGGGACAAGTTTGATCATCCTCCTTTTAAGCCGGATGTGTCGGTTGGACTCACCGGCTGGTGGCAAAAGGAGATTGAACAAAAGCAGATGGCACATTCTAAATTCAGGTAA
- a CDS encoding cytochrome c oxidase subunit 3 — translation MAVKKHPFHIVDPSPWPFVGSMAAVVLGVGAVLYMHHHGPWILLAGLAFLVFTLVGWWRDVILEATPKNHTPEVRRGFRYGMALFILTEIMFFASFFWAYFNASLFPPEAIGGVWPPKGVQTIDPFGLPYLNTLLLLLSGTTVTWAHFDLTEGNIKGMIDKTGYTILLGVVFLGVQAYEYHHAQFAFTDGIYSSIFFMATGFHGLHVLVGAIFLIVCWFRARRGHFQPHNHFGFEAAAWYWHFVDVVWLFLFVSIYWWGSA, via the coding sequence ATGGCAGTAAAAAAACACCCCTTTCATATTGTTGATCCAAGTCCGTGGCCCTTTGTGGGGTCTATGGCTGCTGTTGTTTTGGGTGTGGGAGCTGTTTTGTATATGCACCACCATGGTCCCTGGATTTTATTGGCAGGCCTTGCTTTTTTAGTCTTCACATTGGTTGGTTGGTGGCGCGACGTCATCCTTGAAGCGACACCAAAAAATCATACTCCAGAGGTTCGGCGCGGTTTTCGCTATGGTATGGCTCTGTTTATTTTGACTGAGATAATGTTTTTTGCCTCTTTCTTTTGGGCCTATTTCAATGCCAGCCTTTTTCCGCCTGAGGCGATAGGTGGAGTCTGGCCGCCAAAGGGTGTGCAAACGATTGATCCTTTTGGGCTGCCCTATCTCAATACACTTTTATTGTTGTTGTCAGGCACAACCGTAACTTGGGCGCATTTTGATCTGACCGAAGGCAATATTAAGGGGATGATCGACAAAACTGGATATACCATTCTTTTGGGTGTTGTTTTCTTGGGCGTGCAGGCCTATGAGTATCATCACGCTCAGTTTGCCTTTACTGATGGAATTTACTCTTCGATTTTTTTTATGGCTACCGGTTTTCATGGGCTTCATGTCCTCGTAGGTGCTATTTTTCTAATAGTGTGTTGGTTTCGTGCCCGTAGGGGACATTTTCAGCCACACAATCATTTTGGTTTTGAAGCAGCAGCTTGGTATTGGCACTTTGTGGATGTTGTTTGGCTGTTCTTGTTTGTAAGTATTTATTGGTGGGGATCTGCGTGA